CCGACGGCCCGTTGGTGCGGGTCCTCGGCCTCGACCAGCGCGGCTTCCTCACCTACCGGAGCCTGGACGGCCTGGCCGGCGCGGAGTTGGACGCGCTGATCGCCCGGCAGGTCGAGTTCTTCCGTGCGCGCGGCGAGGCGGTGGAGTGGAAGCTCGTCGGCCACGACGAGCCGGCGGACCTGGCCGAGCGGCTGCGCGCCGCCGGGTTCGTGCCGGAGGACCAGGAGACCGTCGTGGTGGGCCCGGTGGCGGCGTTGGCCGGCGCCCTCCCGGTCCTGCCCGACGGGGTGCGCCTGCGCGAGGTCACCTCCCGCGCGGACCTGGAGCGCATCGCCGCCATGGAGGAGCAGGTCTGGGGTTCCGACCGCAGCCACCTGGTCATCGGCCTGGAGAAGGAGATCGCGGCCGACCCCCAGTCGATCGCGGTGGTGGTGGCCGAGGCGGGGGAGACGGTGGTCAGCGCCGGCTGGATCCGCTACCCGGCCGGCACCGGCTTCGGCACCCTGTGGGGCGGCTCGACCCTGCCCGCCTGGCGACGCCGGGGCATCTACCGGGCGTTGGTGGCGTACCGGGCGCGGCTGGCCGAGCAGCGCGGCCGGACGCTGCTGCAGGTGGACTGCTCGCCGGACAGCAGGCCGATCCTGGAACGGCTCGGACTCGTCGCGGTCACCACGACCACGCCCTACGTCTACACTCCGTGATGATGGAGCAGCGATTGACGGACGAGGAGCGGCTGACCCTCAAGACGGGCGCCTTCGGCGCGGTCTTCCTGGTGTCGAACGCCGATCCGGGCATGTTCGCCATGATCCGGGAGAGCATCGCGGCCTCGGGGGCGTTGAACGATGCCCGCGGGCTGGTGAAGGAGGCGCTGACCACCGGTCCGCTGCCCCAGTTGCCGCGTGACTCGGCGTTGGAGGTCGAGGCGGTGGTGCTCCCGGCGCTCGGCCGGGCGGTCGACATCCTGCGGGCGAAGTCGCCGGACGACCTGGCGGTGTACCGACAGGTGGTGCTGGCCGCCGCCGACCGGGTGGCCGAGGCGCACCGGGGGGTCGTGCCGGCCGAGGCGGCCGTGATCGAGCGGATCAGGGGTGCCCTGGCCGAGCCGGCCTGAGGTCGTCGTCGGCGGCGGCCTGAGGCCGTCGTCGGCGGCCGGGTCCGGCGCGCGCCCCGGGTCGCACCCGGGTCTCTCGCCGCCGTGGTCCGTGCCGGGGTGATCGTCGCCACGCCGATCGTCCCGGGTGGCTGCGGGTGGGGTGACGGCCGGCTCGTGACGGCCTCCGGGGCCCGGCGCTGCGGCGGTCAGGCGTCGGCCGGGAGCGGCCCGACCGGTTCGTCGTG
This genomic interval from Micromonospora coxensis contains the following:
- a CDS encoding GNAT family N-acetyltransferase; amino-acid sequence: MTDLDARTLRDAYDTQLRPDIPDPLPAGVTVDSDGPLVRVLGLDQRGFLTYRSLDGLAGAELDALIARQVEFFRARGEAVEWKLVGHDEPADLAERLRAAGFVPEDQETVVVGPVAALAGALPVLPDGVRLREVTSRADLERIAAMEEQVWGSDRSHLVIGLEKEIAADPQSIAVVVAEAGETVVSAGWIRYPAGTGFGTLWGGSTLPAWRRRGIYRALVAYRARLAEQRGRTLLQVDCSPDSRPILERLGLVAVTTTTPYVYTP